Proteins from a genomic interval of Sphingopyxis sp. QXT-31:
- a CDS encoding lasso peptide biosynthesis B2 protein, translating into MMGWQLGPGVGFCQVAGDPVFLDLARDKYFALRGQDRAAFERLRRGEPNDSDAMTRLVATGLIARCDSATSLEPSQAAVPLGDLASHEDSRFGWPMALRAALALRWARRAMQPSEIAATVGKLAQAKRRLGVAGDEGAVVDIARRYAACRWLVPVRTRCLVDALALDHLLLKRRLATTLVFGVRLDPFAAHCWLQTPDTVLTGTSAEARNYTPILVVR; encoded by the coding sequence ATGATGGGATGGCAGCTCGGACCCGGTGTCGGCTTTTGCCAGGTGGCCGGCGATCCTGTTTTCCTCGATCTCGCGCGCGACAAATATTTCGCGCTGCGGGGGCAAGACCGCGCGGCGTTCGAACGGCTGCGTCGGGGTGAGCCGAATGACAGTGACGCCATGACCCGGCTCGTCGCGACCGGCTTGATTGCGCGATGTGACAGCGCGACCAGTCTCGAGCCTTCGCAGGCAGCCGTGCCCTTGGGGGACCTTGCGTCGCATGAAGACAGTCGCTTCGGCTGGCCCATGGCCCTTCGGGCGGCCCTTGCGCTTCGCTGGGCCCGCCGCGCCATGCAGCCTTCCGAAATCGCCGCGACTGTCGGCAAACTGGCGCAGGCGAAGCGGCGGCTCGGTGTTGCGGGGGACGAAGGCGCGGTCGTCGACATCGCCCGGCGCTACGCCGCCTGCCGCTGGCTGGTTCCCGTCCGGACACGCTGCCTCGTCGATGCGTTGGCGCTCGATCACCTTCTTTTGAAGCGGAGGCTGGCGACAACCCTGGTGTTCGGCGTTCGGCTAGATCCTTTCGCGGCCCACTGCTGGCTCCAGACCCCTGACACGGTCCTCACC